From the genome of Leptolyngbya iicbica LK, one region includes:
- the rpsT gene encoding 30S ribosomal protein S20, which yields MANIKSAIKRIQVSERNRLRNKSYRSAVKTLSKRYFVALDAYIAEPNSTTLEAAQSALSEAFSQIDKAVKRGVYHRNAGARRKARLSKALKTVETQGAVAS from the coding sequence GTGGCAAATATCAAGTCTGCAATTAAACGCATCCAGGTATCTGAACGTAACCGATTGCGTAATAAGTCTTATCGCTCGGCGGTGAAAACGCTGTCTAAGCGCTATTTCGTGGCGTTAGACGCTTACATTGCTGAGCCAAATTCGACAACCTTAGAAGCCGCTCAATCAGCACTATCTGAAGCCTTTAGTCAGATTGATAAAGCGGTTAAGCGGGGTGTTTATCATCGCAACGCTGGTGCTCGTCGTAAGGCCCGTTTGAGTAAAGCGTTGAAGACTGTCGAGACTCAAGGCGCCGTTGCCTCATAG
- the deoC gene encoding deoxyribose-phosphate aldolase: MDSYAALRDLPQVDLAPLIDHSLLVPTATPEQVRQWCDDCDRYQFAAVCVLPTHVALAREQLQGKAIAICTVIGFPTGATTSGCKLYEAQEAVELGATELDVVINLGWLKSGQHDRVHREIAEICEATNVVVKTILETSVLTPSELKTAADLCMDAGASFLKTSTGWQGGATVEAVRQLHECSRGRVGIKASGGIRTAEQALRLVQAGANRIGTSRGPELIQQQEALAAG; encoded by the coding sequence ATGGATAGTTATGCTGCTTTGCGCGATTTGCCGCAGGTCGATCTCGCACCATTGATCGACCACTCTTTGCTCGTGCCGACAGCAACACCCGAGCAGGTAAGGCAATGGTGTGACGACTGCGATCGCTATCAGTTTGCCGCGGTTTGTGTGTTACCGACCCATGTTGCCTTAGCGCGCGAACAGCTACAGGGAAAGGCGATCGCAATTTGTACAGTGATTGGATTTCCGACCGGGGCCACCACTTCGGGTTGCAAACTGTATGAAGCTCAGGAAGCGGTTGAACTGGGGGCGACCGAGCTAGATGTGGTCATTAATCTTGGTTGGTTGAAGTCGGGACAGCACGATCGGGTCCATCGCGAAATTGCTGAAATTTGTGAAGCTACCAATGTTGTGGTGAAAACCATTCTGGAAACGAGCGTATTAACCCCCAGCGAGCTCAAAACGGCAGCTGATCTCTGCATGGACGCTGGAGCTAGCTTTTTGAAAACCAGTACCGGCTGGCAAGGGGGAGCCACCGTCGAAGCAGTGCGTCAACTGCATGAATGCTCACGGGGCCGAGTGGGTATTAAAGCTTCAGGCGGCATCCGCACAGCAGAACAGGCCTTGCGACTGGTACAGGCAGGGGCTAACCGGATTGGGACTTCGCGAGGGCCAGAGCTCATTCAACAGCAGGAAGCGTTGGCCGCAGGCTAA
- a CDS encoding DNA-directed RNA polymerase subunit gamma: MAKLEQRFDYVKIGLASPERVRQWGERTLPNGMVVGEVTKPETINYRTLKPEMDGLFCERIFGPAKDWECHCGKYKRVRHRGIVCERCGVEVTESRVRRHRMGYIKLAAPVAHVWYLKGIPSYIAILLDMPLKDVEQIVYFNAYVVLDPGNADNLSYKQLLTEDQWIEIEDQLYDEESQLVGIEVGIGAEALQRLLQDLQLEEEAEQLREDIANSKGQKRAKLIKRLRVIDNFIATGSKPEWMVINAIPVIPPDLRPMVQLDGGRFATSDLNDLYRRVINRNNRLARLQEILAPEIIVRNEKRMLQEAVDALIDNGRRGRTVVGANNRPLKSLSDIIEGKQGRFRQNLLGKRVDYSGRSVIVVGPKLKIHQCGLPREMAIELFQPFVIHRLIRQGLVNNIKAAKKLIQRNDPSVWEVLEEVIESHPVLLNRAPTLHRLGIQAFEPILVEGRAIQLHPLVCPAFNADFDGDQMAVHVPLSLEAQSEARLLMLASNNVLSPATGRPIITPSQDMVLGCYYLTAENPYEQKGAGQTFGTMEDAILAFEQGLIGLHAKVWLRFDGPVEAEGSDELVEEKTETDGTVRRLYAQRRTREDAEGNLISQYIKTTAGRIIYNKTVHEALSS, encoded by the coding sequence ATGGCAAAGCTAGAGCAGCGTTTCGATTACGTCAAAATTGGATTGGCCTCTCCGGAACGGGTACGGCAGTGGGGTGAACGCACCCTGCCTAACGGTATGGTGGTGGGCGAAGTCACAAAGCCAGAGACGATTAACTACCGCACACTTAAGCCAGAAATGGATGGCTTGTTCTGTGAGCGAATTTTTGGCCCAGCGAAGGATTGGGAATGTCACTGCGGCAAATATAAGCGAGTACGGCACCGGGGTATTGTTTGTGAGCGCTGTGGAGTTGAGGTAACTGAGTCGCGAGTGCGGCGTCACCGCATGGGCTATATCAAGCTGGCGGCACCCGTTGCTCACGTTTGGTATCTCAAGGGAATTCCGAGTTACATTGCGATTCTCTTAGATATGCCGCTCAAGGATGTTGAGCAGATTGTCTATTTCAATGCCTACGTCGTGCTTGATCCGGGCAATGCTGATAACCTCTCGTACAAGCAACTGCTGACTGAAGATCAGTGGATTGAAATTGAAGATCAGCTGTATGACGAAGAATCTCAGTTGGTCGGCATTGAGGTTGGCATTGGGGCAGAGGCTTTGCAGCGGCTGCTTCAGGATCTGCAGCTTGAGGAAGAAGCGGAGCAACTGCGAGAAGATATTGCCAATTCTAAGGGGCAAAAGCGAGCTAAGTTGATCAAGCGGTTGCGCGTGATTGATAACTTTATCGCAACCGGTTCCAAGCCTGAGTGGATGGTGATCAATGCGATTCCGGTCATTCCTCCGGATTTGCGGCCGATGGTGCAGCTGGATGGTGGTCGATTTGCAACTTCTGACCTGAATGATTTGTATCGTCGGGTGATTAACCGGAACAACCGACTAGCTCGATTACAGGAAATTCTCGCACCGGAAATTATTGTGCGTAATGAGAAGCGGATGCTGCAAGAAGCGGTAGATGCTTTGATTGACAATGGTCGCCGGGGCCGCACAGTTGTGGGTGCGAATAATCGCCCCTTGAAGTCTCTGTCAGATATTATCGAGGGCAAGCAAGGGCGATTCCGGCAAAACCTTTTGGGTAAGAGGGTCGATTACTCAGGGCGATCGGTTATCGTGGTGGGTCCTAAATTGAAGATTCACCAATGCGGTCTACCACGGGAAATGGCGATCGAGCTATTTCAGCCGTTTGTGATTCATCGATTGATTCGTCAGGGACTGGTGAACAACATCAAAGCGGCTAAGAAGCTGATCCAGCGCAATGATCCTAGTGTTTGGGAGGTGCTGGAAGAGGTGATTGAAAGTCACCCAGTGCTACTGAACCGGGCTCCAACGTTGCACCGACTGGGAATTCAGGCATTTGAGCCGATTTTGGTGGAAGGGCGAGCGATTCAGCTGCATCCTCTTGTCTGTCCGGCTTTTAACGCGGACTTTGATGGTGACCAAATGGCGGTGCATGTGCCGTTGTCGTTAGAAGCCCAGTCGGAAGCAAGACTCCTAATGTTGGCTTCTAACAACGTGCTGTCACCTGCAACCGGGCGACCCATTATTACGCCAAGTCAAGACATGGTGTTGGGTTGCTACTATCTCACGGCGGAGAATCCTTACGAGCAAAAGGGTGCTGGCCAAACTTTTGGCACGATGGAAGATGCGATTCTAGCCTTTGAGCAGGGGTTAATTGGTTTGCACGCTAAGGTTTGGCTTCGATTTGATGGCCCGGTAGAAGCTGAGGGGTCGGATGAATTAGTTGAAGAGAAAACCGAAACCGATGGCACGGTTCGCCGATTGTATGCGCAACGTCGCACGCGAGAAGACGCCGAAGGTAATTTGATTTCTCAGTACATCAAGACGACGGCTGGACGAATCATTTACAACAAGACGGTGCATGAAGCTTTATCAAGCTGA
- a CDS encoding TatD family hydrolase: MQLIDTHVHINFADFSPDLDAVAAAWRAQGVTQLVHSCVEPSEFADMQAIADRFPEVSLAIGLHPLDMDKWSPTIAATIESLANSDKRVVAIGETGLDFYKAKDREIQEQAFWTQLEIAHRLDLPVIIHCRDAAQRTAELIQTFHDEVGAVNGVMHCWAGTPDETQQFLDLGFYVSFSGIVTFKNAHQVKASAVMVPANRLLVETDCPFLTPVPKRKERRNQPANVFHVASYLAALRHESLERLAEQTTRNARLLFKLPSCVTL; this comes from the coding sequence ATGCAGTTAATTGACACTCACGTTCACATTAACTTTGCTGATTTTAGTCCAGACTTGGACGCGGTTGCGGCTGCCTGGCGCGCTCAAGGTGTTACTCAATTAGTGCATTCTTGCGTTGAACCCAGTGAGTTTGCTGACATGCAAGCGATCGCTGATCGCTTTCCCGAGGTATCCCTCGCAATCGGCTTACATCCATTGGATATGGATAAATGGTCTCCGACGATTGCTGCGACCATTGAATCGCTGGCAAACTCAGATAAGCGAGTTGTGGCCATCGGCGAAACTGGGCTTGATTTTTACAAGGCAAAGGATCGAGAGATCCAAGAGCAGGCCTTTTGGACGCAACTTGAGATTGCCCATCGTCTAGATCTGCCGGTCATCATCCACTGTCGAGATGCCGCCCAGCGAACAGCTGAATTGATCCAGACCTTTCACGATGAGGTGGGTGCTGTGAATGGCGTTATGCACTGTTGGGCTGGAACTCCTGATGAAACCCAGCAGTTTTTAGACCTTGGGTTTTATGTGAGTTTTAGCGGTATCGTGACCTTTAAAAATGCTCATCAAGTCAAGGCATCAGCGGTCATGGTGCCTGCTAATCGTCTTCTCGTGGAGACAGACTGTCCATTCTTGACGCCTGTACCTAAACGCAAAGAGCGTCGTAACCAGCCTGCAAATGTTTTCCACGTCGCTAGTTACCTCGCAGCACTCCGCCATGAGTCTTTGGAAAGGCTGGCAGAACAGACGACTCGAAATGCACGACTGCTGTTCAAGCTGCCGTCGTGCGTAACCTTGTGA
- the rpoB gene encoding DNA-directed RNA polymerase subunit beta, whose translation MTEQIATAPNFTLPDLVEIQRSSFRWFLEEGLIEELDSFSPITDYTGKLELHFVGKDYKLKSPKYMVDEAKRRDATYGVQMYVPTRLINKETGEIKEQEVFIGDLPLMTDRGTFIINGAERVIVNQIVRSPGVYYKADTDKNGRRTYNANLIPNRGAWLKFETDKNDLVWVRIDKTRKISAQVLLKALGLTDAEIFDSLRHPEYFQKTIDKEGQFSEDEALLELYRKLRPGEPPTVSGGQQLLESRFFDPKRYDLGRVGRYKLNRKLRLSIPDTTRVLTPVDILSAIDYLINLEFDIGMVDDIDHLGNRRVRSVGELLQNQVRVGLNRLERIIRERMTVSDAESLTPASLVNPKPLVAAIKEFFGSSQLSQFMDQTNPLAELTHKRRLSALGPGGLTRERAGFAVRDIHPSHYGRICPIETPEGPNAGLIGSLATHGRVNDFGFIETPFYRVENGRVRRDIPPVYMTADEEDDLRVAAGDLPTDADGYILGDAIPVRYRQDFAVTVPEEIDYVAVSPVQIISVATSLIPFLEHDDANRALMGSNMQRQAVPLLRPERPLVGTGLEAQAARDSGMVIVSRTAGDVVYVDADLVQVQDAEGKVHNYPLQKYQRSNQDTCLNQRPLVFQGMHVEAGQVLADGSAAEGGEIALGQNVIISYMPWEGYNYEDAILISERLVFEDVYTSIHVEKFEIEARQTKLGPEEITREIPNVGEDSLRQLDEGGIIRIGAWVESGDILVGKVTPKGESDQPPEEKLLRAIFGEKARDVRDNSLRVPNGEKGRVVDVRVFTREQGDELPPGANMVVRVYVAQKRKIQVGDKMAGRHGNKGIISRILPLEDMPYLPDGTPVDIVLNPLGVPSRMNVGQVFECLLGWAAENLNVRFKITPFDEMYDPEASRNTTHGQLQNAREESGQDWVYNPDDPGKIQLYDGRTGEPFDRPVTVGVAYMLKLVHLVDDKIHARSTGPYSLVTQQPLGGKAQQGGQRFGEMEVWALEAYGASYTLQELLTVKSDDMQGRNEALNAIVKGKAIPRPGTPESFKVLMRELQSLGLDIAVHKVETHEDGTSRDVEVDLMADLSSRRTPSRPTYESVITPSESMEESEE comes from the coding sequence ATGACCGAACAAATCGCCACGGCACCTAACTTCACTCTGCCTGACCTAGTTGAAATCCAGCGATCAAGCTTTCGCTGGTTTTTGGAGGAGGGGCTGATCGAAGAACTAGACAGCTTCTCACCCATCACCGACTACACGGGCAAGTTAGAGCTCCATTTTGTGGGCAAAGACTATAAGCTCAAGAGCCCCAAATACATGGTAGACGAGGCTAAGCGTCGTGATGCTACCTATGGTGTGCAAATGTACGTGCCCACTCGTCTCATAAATAAGGAGACGGGTGAAATCAAAGAGCAGGAAGTCTTTATTGGCGACTTGCCGTTGATGACCGATCGCGGCACCTTCATTATCAACGGTGCTGAGCGAGTGATTGTCAATCAGATCGTCCGCAGTCCAGGTGTTTACTACAAGGCGGATACGGACAAAAATGGTCGCCGAACTTACAATGCGAATCTGATTCCAAACCGAGGCGCTTGGCTGAAGTTTGAAACAGATAAGAACGACTTGGTTTGGGTGCGGATTGACAAGACGCGCAAAATATCCGCGCAAGTGCTGTTGAAAGCTCTGGGGCTGACTGATGCGGAAATTTTTGACTCGCTGCGCCATCCCGAATATTTTCAGAAGACAATTGATAAGGAAGGTCAGTTTAGCGAAGACGAAGCGCTGCTAGAGCTGTACCGCAAATTGCGTCCCGGTGAGCCGCCTACAGTTTCTGGGGGACAACAGCTTTTAGAGTCCCGCTTCTTTGACCCAAAACGCTACGACTTAGGGCGAGTCGGACGCTACAAGCTGAATCGCAAGTTGCGACTGAGTATTCCCGACACGACGCGAGTGTTGACGCCAGTCGATATTCTGTCGGCGATCGACTACTTGATCAACTTGGAATTCGACATCGGCATGGTCGATGACATCGATCACTTGGGTAATCGCCGGGTGCGATCAGTCGGTGAGTTGCTGCAGAACCAAGTACGTGTTGGCCTCAATCGTTTGGAGCGCATTATTCGGGAGCGAATGACCGTCTCCGATGCTGAATCGTTGACTCCGGCTTCGCTGGTGAACCCCAAGCCCTTAGTCGCGGCAATTAAAGAATTCTTCGGTTCTAGCCAGCTTTCTCAGTTTATGGATCAAACGAATCCGCTAGCTGAGTTAACTCACAAACGTCGTTTGAGTGCATTGGGGCCTGGTGGTCTTACCCGTGAGCGGGCGGGCTTCGCAGTGCGTGATATTCATCCCTCTCACTACGGTCGGATTTGCCCGATTGAAACACCGGAAGGGCCGAATGCGGGCCTGATTGGTTCATTAGCAACCCACGGTCGAGTCAACGACTTTGGCTTTATTGAGACACCATTCTACCGTGTTGAAAATGGCCGGGTGCGGCGTGATATTCCGCCCGTCTATATGACTGCAGATGAAGAGGACGATCTGCGGGTGGCGGCCGGTGACCTGCCTACCGATGCTGATGGTTACATCTTGGGCGACGCGATTCCTGTGCGCTACCGGCAAGATTTTGCCGTGACTGTGCCGGAGGAAATTGACTATGTTGCTGTTTCGCCCGTGCAGATTATCTCTGTGGCAACTTCGTTGATTCCTTTTTTGGAGCACGATGATGCGAACCGCGCCTTGATGGGCTCCAACATGCAGCGCCAAGCGGTGCCGCTGTTGCGTCCCGAGCGTCCTTTGGTCGGTACTGGACTAGAAGCCCAAGCAGCTCGCGACTCTGGCATGGTGATTGTCAGTCGCACTGCTGGTGACGTTGTGTATGTTGATGCCGATCTGGTTCAAGTGCAAGACGCTGAGGGTAAGGTGCACAACTATCCCTTGCAGAAATATCAGCGTTCGAACCAAGATACCTGCTTGAATCAGCGACCTTTGGTCTTCCAAGGGATGCATGTTGAAGCAGGGCAAGTTTTGGCCGACGGTTCGGCTGCCGAAGGTGGTGAAATTGCCCTGGGGCAAAATGTCATCATTTCCTACATGCCATGGGAAGGCTACAACTACGAAGACGCAATTTTGATCAGTGAACGCTTGGTCTTTGAAGACGTTTATACGTCAATTCACGTCGAAAAGTTTGAGATCGAAGCACGTCAAACCAAGTTGGGTCCAGAAGAGATTACGCGCGAAATTCCTAACGTAGGTGAAGATTCTCTGCGGCAACTGGATGAGGGCGGCATTATTCGCATCGGAGCTTGGGTCGAATCAGGCGATATTTTGGTCGGTAAAGTCACTCCCAAGGGGGAGTCTGATCAGCCGCCTGAAGAAAAGCTCCTGCGTGCCATCTTTGGTGAAAAAGCTCGCGATGTGCGGGACAACTCGCTGCGGGTGCCTAATGGTGAAAAGGGGCGGGTCGTTGATGTGCGCGTCTTTACCCGAGAGCAGGGAGACGAATTGCCGCCAGGGGCCAACATGGTGGTGCGAGTCTATGTGGCTCAAAAGCGCAAGATTCAGGTGGGCGACAAGATGGCCGGTCGCCACGGTAACAAAGGCATTATTTCCCGGATTTTGCCGTTGGAAGATATGCCTTACCTGCCTGATGGCACACCCGTCGATATTGTGCTGAATCCGCTTGGGGTGCCGTCTCGGATGAATGTCGGTCAGGTCTTTGAATGTCTCTTGGGCTGGGCGGCGGAAAATCTGAATGTCCGGTTCAAAATCACGCCTTTTGACGAGATGTACGATCCTGAAGCGTCTCGCAATACGACCCATGGTCAGTTGCAAAATGCTCGAGAAGAGAGCGGTCAGGACTGGGTGTATAACCCTGATGATCCGGGCAAAATCCAGCTTTATGATGGCCGCACCGGCGAGCCGTTTGATCGTCCTGTCACCGTAGGGGTGGCGTATATGTTGAAGCTGGTGCATCTGGTCGATGATAAGATTCATGCTCGTTCGACCGGGCCTTACTCTCTCGTGACGCAGCAGCCCTTGGGTGGTAAAGCCCAGCAGGGTGGTCAGCGATTTGGCGAAATGGAAGTCTGGGCGTTGGAAGCCTACGGTGCGTCTTATACTTTGCAAGAATTGTTGACGGTCAAGTCAGACGATATGCAAGGACGCAATGAGGCTCTGAATGCGATCGTCAAGGGTAAAGCGATTCCGCGTCCGGGTACGCCTGAATCGTTCAAGGTGTTGATGCGAGAGCTGCAATCTCTAGGGTTGGATATCGCTGTTCATAAAGTCGAAACCCATGAAGACGGTACAAGTCGCGATGTTGAGGTTGATTTGATGGCGGATCTCAGCAGTCGTCGGACGCCTTCTCGTCCGACTTACGAATCGGTGATTACGCCGTCTGAAAGTATGGAAGAGTCTGAGGAATAG
- the hisD gene encoding histidinol dehydrogenase — MLRIINQLADARVELQRICERTHDEQVVHKEATVREILQTVQRNGDEALLQYTADFDKQHLTVDQLRIRGSEIDAAYQQVSKELIDAIRLACRNIERFHRKRLPTSWVEFEGDVVLGKRYHPVDKAGIYVPGGRAAYPSTVLMNAIPAQVAGVERIVMVTPPGADGAINPAVLVAAQEAGVSEIYRVGGAQAIAALAYGTHTIPAVDVITGPGNIYVTLAKKQVFGTVGIDSLAGPSEVLIIADRSADATHVATDLLAQAEHDPMAAAILITPDAILAERVAAEVARQLEGHPRQTLTEKSIANYGVAIVVDTLETAAELSNQFAPEHLELEVNDPWSLLESIRHAGAVFLGHATPEAVGDYLAGPNHTLPTSGAARYASPLSTETFMKHSSLIQYSPRALSEVSDAIARLTEAEGLPSHGDSVKFRTQPQNLPRRESRDDM; from the coding sequence ATGTTGCGCATTATCAACCAGTTAGCTGATGCTCGGGTCGAGTTGCAACGTATCTGTGAGCGCACCCACGATGAACAAGTCGTTCACAAAGAGGCGACGGTTCGCGAGATTTTGCAAACCGTCCAGCGCAATGGCGATGAAGCGTTATTACAATACACTGCAGACTTTGACAAACAGCATTTAACGGTTGACCAACTCCGCATTCGCGGTTCCGAGATTGATGCGGCCTATCAACAAGTCTCAAAAGAGCTGATTGACGCCATTCGATTGGCCTGTAGGAACATTGAGCGTTTTCATCGCAAACGACTGCCTACCAGTTGGGTCGAGTTTGAAGGGGATGTCGTGCTAGGGAAGCGGTATCACCCAGTTGATAAGGCGGGTATTTACGTACCCGGCGGAAGAGCGGCGTATCCCAGTACGGTATTGATGAATGCGATACCAGCCCAAGTTGCTGGCGTAGAGCGCATTGTGATGGTGACGCCACCCGGCGCTGATGGCGCCATTAATCCTGCCGTCTTAGTTGCTGCGCAAGAGGCGGGAGTCAGTGAAATCTATCGTGTTGGGGGCGCGCAGGCGATCGCAGCCCTGGCTTATGGGACACATACCATCCCCGCCGTTGACGTCATTACTGGCCCCGGCAATATTTATGTCACGCTGGCGAAGAAACAAGTGTTCGGCACGGTGGGAATTGATTCTCTGGCAGGGCCTTCAGAAGTACTGATTATTGCCGATCGCAGTGCCGATGCGACCCACGTAGCGACAGATTTACTGGCCCAGGCAGAACATGACCCGATGGCGGCGGCAATTCTGATTACGCCCGATGCGATTTTAGCTGAGCGCGTCGCGGCAGAGGTAGCTCGCCAACTCGAAGGACATCCCCGACAAACTTTGACTGAGAAATCGATTGCGAACTATGGCGTTGCGATCGTAGTAGATACGTTAGAGACTGCAGCCGAGCTATCAAATCAGTTTGCGCCAGAACACCTAGAGCTCGAGGTCAACGATCCCTGGAGCTTGCTAGAGAGCATTCGGCACGCAGGCGCAGTTTTCCTCGGCCATGCGACGCCAGAAGCCGTTGGCGATTATCTCGCTGGCCCCAACCATACTCTGCCCACATCCGGAGCCGCCCGCTATGCTTCACCGCTGAGCACAGAAACCTTCATGAAGCATTCGAGCTTAATTCAGTACTCACCGCGGGCATTGAGTGAAGTGTCGGACGCGATCGCCCGCTTAACCGAGGCCGAAGGCTTACCCTCCCACGGCGACTCAGTCAAATTTCGCACCCAGCCGCAAAACTTGCCTCGGCGAGAGTCTCGAGACGACATGTAA